The following proteins are encoded in a genomic region of Myxococcota bacterium:
- a CDS encoding SDR family oxidoreductase, translating to MGLPEPPAPGSHALVPGTFDGQVVVVTGGGTGLGKGIALEFARLGAHVVVVSRKAEHREAGLAALREAGAEGSAVECDIRNPEAVAAMFDAIEAERGLPSVLVNNAAGNFPAPAEDLSPNGWRTVVDIVLNGTFYCSREFGRRHIAAGTPGNIVNVGASYAWTGGPGFAHSAAAKAGVKNMTETLAVEWGPYGIRVNGLVPGLFPHEDETADIRSVPGRGDRAGEEASCPAGRTGRRRELGWAATFLASPYAAYITGHTLVVDGANWQRRAMRQPEFVPIREQMGKGPFAL from the coding sequence ATGGGTCTTCCCGAACCGCCCGCTCCCGGATCGCACGCGCTCGTCCCCGGCACGTTCGACGGCCAGGTCGTCGTCGTCACCGGCGGCGGCACGGGGCTCGGCAAGGGCATCGCGCTCGAGTTCGCGCGGCTCGGCGCGCACGTCGTCGTCGTGAGCCGCAAGGCCGAGCACCGCGAGGCGGGGCTCGCCGCGCTCCGCGAAGCGGGCGCGGAAGGCTCGGCCGTCGAGTGCGACATCCGCAACCCCGAGGCGGTCGCTGCGATGTTCGACGCGATCGAGGCCGAGCGCGGGCTGCCGTCGGTGCTCGTGAACAACGCGGCCGGGAACTTCCCGGCGCCGGCGGAGGATCTCTCGCCGAACGGCTGGCGGACCGTCGTCGACATCGTGCTCAACGGCACGTTCTACTGCTCGCGCGAGTTCGGGCGGCGCCACATCGCGGCGGGGACGCCGGGCAACATCGTGAACGTCGGCGCGTCGTACGCGTGGACGGGCGGCCCGGGCTTCGCGCACTCCGCCGCCGCGAAGGCGGGCGTGAAGAACATGACGGAGACGCTCGCGGTCGAGTGGGGGCCGTACGGCATCCGCGTGAACGGGCTCGTTCCCGGGCTCTTCCCGCACGAGGACGAGACGGCCGACATCCGCAGCGTCCCCGGGCGCGGCGACCGCGCGGGCGAGGAGGCGAGCTGCCCGGCCGGTCGCACCGGTCGCCGCCGCGAGCTCGGCTGGGCGGCGACCTTCCTCGCCTCGCCGTACGCCGCCTACATCACGGGCCACACGCTCGTGGTCGACGGGGCCAACTGGCAGCGGCGCGCGATGCGCCAGCCCGAGTTCGTGCCGATCCGCGAGCAGATGGGCAAGGGGCCGTTCGCGCTCTGA